AGTCACTAGGAatgatacaaaaaaaaaaaaaaaaaactcaaacaaTTCACTCAAAGGatgaataagatatttttatctAAAAGACCTTGGTtctctttattaatttttgagaATCGAGGTTTATAGAGACGATACGAGGATGTATCTTACTCAATCAAAGTATGTGGAAGACCTCCTTACAAGGATTGAGATACTCCATCTTAAATTTCATCCAATGCCTATGACAATAGGAAAGGTTTTATCACAATCTGATGGAGAGACTTTGACAAATGCCACAACCTACATGAGTATAATTGGTGGCTTGCAATATTTGACACACACCAAACTTGACATTAGTTTTTTCGTGAATAAGTTAAGTTAATTCCTGCACACCTACTAGAACACACTGGAACACAATTAAAAGGACCTTTTGTTgtgctttgtgccctaaataaaactctatttcaatgaaatctttatcatttaattatcaataaagagacagaagtattttcatcacttatttagtgtgtcatttggttcatgttatcatttatatgtttatttgatttataaattcatccagaCCCTTATTACAtcgatattcttgtttattgtgtcgtcagcacagtggaaagtaatcaagattatgtgattaaatgtattcctagatttatcagtacacagggtttaaatgatatgataatctacaacatagtttacttgcaccttggataagtgctatgtgttttctagggcattggttaaagtaaaccttgggttggatgcatggagtatgcattggaagggaccgatattgaacttggattagatatgataaatttactgtaatatctattcaattcaatatcacctagttgatcctagatcaaatgatcttaatcctgacatggttaggttcgatctcaagagtattattcatgttctttgatttgttagttaggcCTACTTTTTGTTCAGGGTgacacgtacattttgggaacatggtagtgcaattgagtgggagcgctaatcatagatatggaatctatagcttctatctggatatagaagtgaaatgatgatttccttcgagcttggctaaacaaagataaatggttgagtactcatttcagtgattatgttagttcactaaaatattatttataggtagttaagtattttaaggataaaattcattaaagggtgtaacggtaaattaatccctatacaatgtaaatcatctatagaggatcattgattattgggattataacaatggataactaatagcgtatctatatcgtggaacatatcgagcgttctatataactgagagtgcaattccaagttctatggtggatgcaatgaggaattaataagttagtgaatttaattggtaaattctagatctgcttattggatgctcggatatataggcccatggtccccatactagttgagaaaatactacttgtaagactcagttaattgattttaattaatcaattataattctaaaattagactatgtctagtttatgatttttcactaagctagggcttaattatgaagaaaagagattttagggtttatttgttaattaaaagactttattaagtctaattaataaatatgttaaatgggaattttatttaataattaattttaattattaaataattagatttggcatttaagtggttaaattggaaaaatggcatttttgagaaaataagataaaaaattagaaaaatggcaaaattgcaaagtggggcccagtatccatggccggccacttgggaagaaatttaccattttattttttttattattttaatgctaaataaatttaacctaaccctaagtggtttcctataaataggtagtgatggcctcaaaggaaaagatgatgaaaACTCTTTCCTTCAGTAAAAAATTTGAGCCACCTTCACTCTCTCTATTCGAAACCttctccctctctttctctcttcaaaaccGAAGCCCTATAGtgaaaagagtgagtgcccacacacatcaaatggtactcaatcatagtgtgtaaggctgtgaagaatcaaatttcaagagaaggagattcggactcagatcttgatgatactctactacagaaaggatacaagggttagagatctgagtggaaggagacattaaattctgctgcaaccactgtaaggttcctgaaactttatatgtgtttatttcatatcgttttagaagtccatgtttaggatgttaaaaacatacttgttagtaattCTAAATcttagtaaaataattccaacactttTGTTATGTGAAAAGTACACCCCATCTAGGGCTACATGTTAAACCATGTGAAAGACTCACTTTGAAAGGTTTCTCTGATATGAATTGAGCGTGTTTCCATGATGATAAGTGCCTGTTGCTGGATATTGTGTATATTTTGGTGATACACTTGTTTCATGGTCCTCGAAAAAGTAATTTGTTGTCTCTCGGTCAAGCACATAATTAAAATACTGTGCACTAGCTTAGGTGACATCTAAATTCTCCTGGATACAAGCCATGCTCAATGAATTTGGTTTTAGTCTACCAGCTACTCTAATTATGCGGTGTGAAAATATGGGAGTCGCTGCGCTTGCTTCGAATCTACTTTACCATGCTCATACCAAATACATCGAGTTGGATGTTCATTTTGTTCGTAATAAGGTGCTAGTCAAGAAACTTGACATTCATTATGTACCATCTTCAGACCCAATAGCTAAATGCCTGACCAAGAGTCTTTCCACAACACATTTTCAATTGTTAGTTGACAAAGCTTGGTATGGTGTCCTCCCCATTAAGTTTGAGAAGAGGTGTTAAGAATtgattagttttttttgttattaagggtcaaattagtttttattttgccTTGTATTTTGTGGTCTTGCGGGCCGCTACATTGTCATAGTCATCATTCTGTAATCATCTTACCTTGATTTTAATATCATGCGAATACCCTCACACTACaaatattttacttttagtcacaataaaatctgtgattaaaagtataaaaaattgtgatttataaataataattcttatgttgtgattaaaaaattcgtagctaaaagtattagttataaaaattaaatttgttgtgactaaaattaaatttgttgtgactaaaattaaattagtgatatCTTGTATATAAATACTTTATTTTGGTTATAAGTAACTTtctgttgtgactaaaaaattatatcagtatatataatattttttagtgtcTAATAGTTAGAATTTGTTATAGGCAGTCCATGTATTATATCCCTGTTACAATgcttttagatatttttacttTGTATCAATTTCTCTATATAATGAAAGGCATATATCAGCATCATTTGAGCTTATCAATTATCAATTGTTATTTCAACTTTAATAacttaattaatttaacaaGAAAAACATATTACTCGATCAAAGCTCTTTTAACTCCATTAGTCATAACCTAGACAGCTAATTTCCATCTTTAAACTGAtcatataaaattacaaaacacACACCCTACATAATCCTAATTATAGTTAGCATGAATGATCATgatttgaaattaaacaaaatttacaaacatttgttgtgaaacaaataataaaatgattattTAACAAGAAGATGGAGAAGAGTAGGAATATATAGTTATATAAATTTGATTAGTATTGAGATTGAGAAAAGAAATAGAGAAAATAATGATGAAGGTTTTGGGGTTATGAAAGATGTTTGGGCAATGTTTGGGAGTGTTGGGTAGTGATCAGGAGATGGCATGACACAGTGATCACCATTAAAGGAAATCATTCTAGGAAAAGCCCATCCTTGTTTGAAGCTAAAAATTGGAGTGTCTTTGTGTAGTAACATCTCACTTTGTACATTCCCACTCTTGCCTGATTTCACCAACATGTCGTTGTAGTACTCAATCCCCCAAAATATTCCACTATCATCTACAATAATTACACATCCacatatatcaaaatttataccatACTTCACTTAATGATTAGTTAATAATTTCAACATTAATTCAAATAGTTAATCATCACAATAATTTAATTAGTACCTGTACAGAATACACTGAAAAATAAGTGTATATGGTTTGTCAACagtgaaaaattatatatgataaatGTGATTAGTGAAAAAATCATTGGTTAAAAAACCTGTTACGTCACTTCATCACTTACTTATGTTTCCATACTGATTGAGTGAACGATAGTTGAAGCTGAACACTTGAGTGAGACTTTGCAAATTTGGGTGAAGAACCAACAAGTTCCAGTGAGAATAGTTCTTAGCAAAATTCATATTAGTAATAGTGATTTTCACACGCCAATATTCTCTGTAACTTTGTTTCACGTGCCAATGAACCCTAATGGGGCACATGTGCTCTGAGCACCTCACTAAACTTGACCTTTTATCCTCTTTCGTCTCACGTGATGAGTACTCTACTGGAAGTTGCAATATTTCATTCTCAGGCCTACAAAATAGTCACCAAAGAAGTTAGTTATTCTTATAAATCAATAATGTGATTGATTTcctaaaatgtatatatataaattttggttggaaaattgaagagaaaataaaataatcattatgATTATTGTTATTACGTGAGACATTTTGCTCCAGGCAATCCTTGGCAGTTGCAGCTGCATTTTGGGCAAGGGACAATGGTGTCATTGTAAAAAGCAGATAAAGAAACACAACAGTTTGGGACTGTTGATGCTCGAAACTGAGAGTACATACAGTTCAATTTCCATGTCTCTGTAAAAACAAACACATCcatatataactaaaatatgatttttgtcATTAATTAGAGTCTTAAGTTGTTCTtgttctttttccttttttctcagTGTATGTAAGTGAGGAGCACTGCTATTTCAAATCTTATTTAAATATCAcaatttaaatgaaaaatattcttaCTGAAAAAATCATAGATCATTTGTAAAAATGTTTGTCACTAAATGTATTATACATAAAAATCGTAATTTATCGTATCTAAATCTATTTTCAGTCACGGGGAATTATCAATAATATCAGTGACAATTAATTATCATCAaaattagtgacaatttgtgattaattatgactTTTTAATCACAATTAACTTTTTGTTATAAGTAAatgttaaaaaagaaaatcttatattgttattttatgagaaaaattaaaacaaaaatgggataaacaagtaaaataatttcaatacatattttgtattttcctgtaaaatattttttgtttgaaaaataccatatttttgtaaactttgcaaaaaaaaatcagaaatatAAATTTCCCATAAGCAAGATCTATATTGTTACTAAAAAtattgttattaaataatttttgtagTGTTTGACATAAGATGTCCAacactatatattataattagcaatttaatacaaaataatatcaaagtcatatatatttaatttaaaatttcatatgtGAATGTTGCATGataaaattgtattattaaactattaaaatattttcagttacaaatatatttatttttttcaatgaataaattcattaaaaaaagaataacgTCATACAGGCTAAGTATGAATACTAAACATGTTCATTAAATAAATACTAAACATGGTATGATAATCagtataaaactaaaaatccAACGAAAATAAGAATATTCATATCTAGCCAAACAAGCTGTTTATCCATCCAAAGAGCATGCGCAACTAATCTATGAGCAACACAGATTAAGGACACTCATGGAAATAaacttattaaaatatatatttttaattttccatatcaatttatttttctacttattaaaaataaaatatattttcaaatatataatatgaatattcaaaatttagcaaatatataattttatcatgttaattatttttcacattaataaaaatatattataaataaaaattagaaatttcaaataacacaaaaaataGACAAGGATTTAACTAATATgtctacataatttttttttttggtattctataaaaataagggtaaatatcattttggaccttgtgttttgtcaaatttattaattggaccctctgttttgttaaataacataatggaccctatattttgcaaaatggtaaaaataggaccattAGCTCAATTTTcaccaattttattttttaatataactaactttaagACTATttctaatacgaacagatataaaaaatttaactaattttatcataacatctctagatcaaactattattaaattttattttaataaaaagttaATTCAGGGGatcttatttgtacaattttagaaaatacagggtttattttgtcatttaacaaaacagagggtccaattagtaatttttacaaaacacaaggtccaaaatagtatttatcctaaaaataatatgaaaacaacaaaaaaaaatcatataaaagtaacagaaaaataacaataaaaaataaaacaacaaattaacgaaagtataacataaaaatacattaaaaaattgtattttttgtaaataaaatcataaaaattgtaaaaaatatttaaatttcgtacaaccgtatttttgtaatttttgtgtatttgtgaaatagtcacttaaatttctatatatgtatattattattttttattacagtgatatattatatattttttgaaagaaagttactttttttccttccaaagaaaaaaaaaacagaaaggaAGTTACTTTCAAAAGTAATATTACAAAAGTCACAGGcagtatataaattataagaaTTATAAGAATTGTATGTAAAATAactttttgatattaaaattaacatcttggtaaataaaataaaatgtatatatatgtatgtacatCACTAGTTATTATAATACTATGCAATAGAGatattacatataaatataggTAGGTAACGTACCAAGAGCTTGTGTATATCGTCGACCACCATCTTGGGAAAACCTAGTTGGAGAGACTTGAAAAGGATTTCCACAAGTGTAGCCAGGGAGACCAAGAGTGAAGTTTTGGGGCATATTTATTGTGCCATTATTATTAGTACTAGTATCTCCAACAATCATTCTAAAAGTAGATAAATGGTTTGTGGGATCTTGAATGAGTGAACCCAAAAATCCTCCTCTACAACAGTTGGAAACTTGGAGATTGTAAGGTGTTCCGGGCATGAGATCCACAATTTCTGGCTTTTTCTCACAACAATGAGGAAGCTGTTCTTCACCTCTCAACTTTGCACAATTCCCTTGTTCTCTTGCTTCAGCTCCCCACATGTTCCATATTACCTCATCACCTTTCCATTCCCAACCAACTCGCCAGCCCGGACTCTCCACGTGCCGGTATAATTGGTTGTTTCTTATTGATACTGTTATCTGATATAAGAAACAGATTCTTAAACATCATTATTTTCACGTTGCCAAAACATAATatcataatataatataataaacatttttCACGGATGACCAGTGTTCATCTTGAAAATTAATATggagaattttcattattatattttttttagcaaaatttacaaaatatggcttttttggaaaaaaattataGGATAATTACATAGGGCACCACTTTTTCTAAGAAGATTACATCTTtacgtctattttttttttttttttttttttttttacatttttaaggtttCCATACAAACAAcacaataacatgaaaataacatctaaataacattaaaataatatcaaaaaataacatacagataacaaaaaatcaataacaaattaaaaagagttaaacataaaaagaccgtattttctgtaaataaaattaaaaaaaatcgtaataatatttaaaatttcctgaaatcgtatttttgtaatttttttttgttgtttttgtgtattgtgaaataatcccaaaaattattttatggggAAAGGAAATTAAGAAATGTGGAAAAATAGTTTAGGGTAATCCATGttctactgttttttttttccatattttttaatttcttaaaaaaaaattcccttAGAATAATTTCTTTTGATAAAAAACTCATAATTtgcataaattatataaaagctcacaaaatgtttaaatttttcttttttgatcaaGAATAATAATCTTTCTATTAATCAAACAAGCCATTTACAACCAAATAGGGACTACACCCACAAATTTACATCAAAACTTACAAACTTTTAGCATTTCTAAGGACAATCCTCTCAAAACTAGAAAGCTTCCTATCTTGAATAAGAGACAATTTAGTTTTGAGATTCTCTTTAATGCTTCTATCTATATGCAATGGGGCTATACATTTTCCTTCAAACACACACAAGTTCCGATTGAGCCATATTCCATATATGGCACTAGCTAGTGTAGAATAGTAGatttccattaataaactcCTCGGTCTTTTTCCTTGGATCCACTCAAGAAGCAATTGAAAAGAATTTGGCCAAAGCCAATCCCCCAACCACTTCTTAATATTTTGCATCACTCTCCAAGAGAAGGGACATTCAAAGAATAAGTGTTCATGAGACTCTAGATCCCATTCACAAACCGGACAGTAGGCACTATCAATGGGAACATGTTTCTTAACAAGATTGTCCCTGGTGAGAAGGTTAGAGTGTACCATTTGCCACATTATAAAACGATATTTTGGTGTCGAGAGCTTGCACCAAACTGCTTTCTTACTATCAAAACTTGTCTCCTTCGAAATGAGATAGTCATAAGCTTGCCTAATCGAAAAGTTGCCATTAGTTTCAGCTTTCATGATAGCTTCACGAGTGAATGAATCTCTTAATCTCAGAATTTTCCTCCAATACCAACTCACATCCGCTTTCAGCTCAAGAGACCACATCTCTTGATCTTTTATGTACATGTTGTTCACCCATTTTACCCAAAGTACATCTTTCATTGTAGTGATAGCCCATAGATACTTTGCCAAAGCCGCTTTGCTCCATTTAGGACCTTCTCGAAATCCTAAACCTCCAAGTTCTCTCGGTAGACATACCAAGTTCCAAGAGGCCATATGAAGCCTGCTCCGATTATCCTTTTCCCCCCAAAGAAAGTTTCTACACAATCGGTCAATCTCTTTAGCTATTTTTTGAGGTAATTGAAATATGCTCATCCAATAACTTCTGATTTCAATTAAGACAGTGCTTATTAGAAGAGCTCTACCTGCAAAGGATAGGTGGCGGCTTGCCCAAGAATGTAATTTCAGCTTTAGTTTCTTTAAGATGATATCACAATCCTCATACTTCCATTTGGTTGGCCTCAGAGATACCCCTAGATATTTCAAAGGAAATGTACCAGTCTTGAAAGAAACCTCCTGCTGAATGAAGGTTACCGTATCCTCAGGTATACCTGCAAAGTAGATGTTAGACTTCTCTATATTAGCTTTGAGACCCGAGCATGAGCTAAAATGAGTAAGAGCCTCCAAAATACATTTGACCTAGTCCCTATTCCCCTTACAAAATAGGATTAGATCATCAGCAAAACATAGACTGGAGAGCTTTAGCTTCTTGCACATTGGGTGATAAGAGAAGGCTTTGTCCATGGCTTTCCATTTAAGTGTTCGAGTAAGGTAGTCCATGACTAGCACAAAGAGAAGGGGTGACATAGGATCCCCTTGTCGTAAGCCTTTAGCACCCTCAAACTGTCCTTGTATTCTTCCATTCATTACCAGTAAATAGCATGAGCTCCGAACACAAACCATTATCCACTCCACAAATAATCTTGGGAACCTGTAGGCTTTTAAAAGGCTTTCCAAAAATTTCCAGTCAATTGTATCATAGGCCTTGCTCAAGTCTATTTTCATTAGACAGCGAGGAGAGAGTTGTTTACTGTGGTACCCTTTGATTAAATCTTGGAGGATCAAGACATTGTGCGCTAGGGAGCGATCTTTGATAAATGCTCCCTGGTTGTCACTAACTAGCCAAGGAAGAACCTCTGAAATTCTGTTACAAATCAACTTCGAGatacatttatatattgtattaCAACAGGCAATCGGACGGTAGTCTATAGCTTTGGAAGGATTCTCTACTTTAGGAATTAGCATCAGAAGAGTTTCATTCAATTGTTTTGGTAAGGCCCCCTCCTGAAAGAAACTCAAAATGGCTGTAGAGAAATCCTGTCCAAGATCCTTCCACATACTTTTAAAAAATCTCGATCCAAAACCATCCGGACCAGGACTTTTTATATCAGGAATTGAGAAAAGCACATTCTTAATATCCTGTATTGAGAAAGGACGAATAAGTTTTACCTGCTGATCCAAGGATAGCTGCTTGCCTTCTTCAATGCATTGGGGAAGAATGGTTTCTGTTGCAGAACTTGAGCTGCCCATGAAGCTCTTGAAATGAGACAAAAAGTGGTGAACAACTTTTGAGTAATCCTTAACTACTTGTCCCTGCTCATTAACAAAAGAAGCAATCCTGTTAGTATCTCTTCTATTCTTAATGCACGCATGGAAGTAAGCAGTGTTCTCGTCCCCAAACTTGATCCAGTCAACCTTGCTCTTTTGTTTAAGTAGGCTGCCATAAAGGTTCCTGCATTTCAGCTTCTTCTCTCTAGCTTGGTTTAGTTCCATCTGTAAAATGAGAGAATGAGGATCACGTTGAAGAGCAAGGTGAGCCTTGTTGTATTCTTCCTGAGCCAACTCAAAATCCATCTTGACATTCCGAAAATGGGAAGAGTTAAACTTTCTCAACACCGGTTGTAACCTTCTTAACTTGTAACTTAAGGTTGCCAAGTTTCCTCCATTAGCTTCTTTCCTCCAAGATTCAAGAACCTTCTCTTTAAATTCACTATGGTGGCACCAcatgttaaaaaatttaaatggcATATATCCCAACTTCCTCAAATTTAACTGCTTAATCACACAGAAACAATGATCCGAGACAACCTCCCACTGAAAAAAAAGCTTCCGTGTTAGGATGGAGATCTAGCCATTCCTCATTTTTAAAGACCCAATCAATCTGCGAGTAGATTCTCTCT
This Cannabis sativa cultivar Pink pepper isolate KNU-18-1 chromosome 6, ASM2916894v1, whole genome shotgun sequence DNA region includes the following protein-coding sequences:
- the LOC115695241 gene encoding COBRA-like protein 6: MGVAVILIFILFSLISSPSYGYDPLDPYGNVSITWDFILQNGNTYDITVSIRNNQLYRHVESPGWRVGWEWKGDEVIWNMWGAEAREQGNCAKLRGEEQLPHCCEKKPEIVDLMPGTPYNLQVSNCCRGGFLGSLIQDPTNHLSTFRMIVGDTSTNNNGTINMPQNFTLGLPGYTCGNPFQVSPTRFSQDGGRRYTQALETWKLNCMYSQFRASTVPNCCVSLSAFYNDTIVPCPKCSCNCQGLPGAKCLTPENEILQLPVEYSSRETKEDKRSSLVRCSEHMCPIRVHWHVKQSYREYWRVKITITNMNFAKNYSHWNLLVLHPNLQSLTQVFSFNYRSLNQYGNINDSGIFWGIEYYNDMLVKSGKSGNVQSEMLLHKDTPIFSFKQGWAFPRMISFNGDHCVMPSPDHYPTLPNIAQTSFITPKPSSLFSLFLFSISILIKFI